In a single window of the Flavobacterium sp. W4I14 genome:
- a CDS encoding iron complex outermembrane receptor protein (product_source=KO:K02014; cath_funfam=2.170.130.10,2.40.170.20,2.60.40.1120; cleavage_site_network=SignalP-noTM; cog=COG1629; ko=KO:K02014; pfam=PF00593,PF07715,PF13715; superfamily=49478,56935; tigrfam=TIGR01783; transmembrane_helix_parts=Inside_1_6,TMhelix_7_24,Outside_25_799), giving the protein MNKKFTFLLNFIAFFLFLAGNTMAQSKNGSVSGSIKTSDGNPASYVSVGLKNAGKTTQTDEKGNFTIKNVIPGTYTIKTSAIGVSAQEKSVTVVAGQTVTADFTIAESSSQLDEVAINGYKTPNRKPANLGKIAIAPMDLPQAVQIIGRQIIADQQVNSLGDVMKNINGVALGANRGAVGENFFARGYSLGSNNIFKNGARTTIGGSPEASTLESVEVLKGSAALLYGGVTGGAVVNMVTKKPKFENGGEVSMRTGSYDQYKPMVDLYGPISKKLAFRAISTYENAGSFRDYVKSKRFYINPSLLYKISEQTEILVQGDYLKSDFTPDFGVGSVNSQIVDFGRDKFINTPWAYNKTNTTTAQANLTHKFNENWKLNAIGSFQAYNRNYYGSDRIQANTSGIAARNLSRALSKEYTYNQQININGSFSTGSIKHTVLFGVDADQSRVTSNAFAYGKDDKGYITTLNYGNVNVFDESTYYGSGLMPEAFAITRTLAPIYRYGAFVQDLIEVTDQFKVLAGLRYTDQKNASSRALNIESGVTAPGATKFDDAFSPKLGLIYQPLKTMSMYVSYANNFIPNTGVDINGNALQPSTVNQYEAGVKNDFFGGKLSANLTYYKIINDNISQAAILPNGTTSTVFKQLNGQTTSDGLELDINGNLAEGLNFLMGYSYNFMRYTNTADVTGMIEDVRLVGTTKNTANATLFYTFQDGAVKGLKLGASAFYTGKRNGGWNDAKNAPALRLIPLSAFTTVDFSAGYNWKKFSLLAKVSNLTNELNYFVHENYSVNPIAPRQFVTTLSYKF; this is encoded by the coding sequence ATGAATAAAAAATTTACTTTTCTTTTAAATTTTATAGCTTTTTTTCTGTTTTTGGCAGGAAATACCATGGCACAAAGCAAAAATGGATCTGTTTCAGGTTCAATTAAAACGAGCGATGGCAATCCAGCCAGTTATGTAAGCGTTGGTTTAAAAAATGCTGGTAAAACTACTCAAACTGATGAGAAAGGTAATTTCACCATTAAAAATGTAATTCCTGGCACCTATACGATCAAAACATCTGCTATTGGTGTTTCTGCCCAGGAAAAATCTGTTACTGTAGTGGCCGGTCAAACTGTAACTGCTGATTTTACCATTGCAGAATCTTCATCTCAATTGGATGAAGTAGCCATTAACGGTTACAAAACGCCAAATAGAAAGCCAGCTAACTTAGGTAAAATTGCCATTGCCCCTATGGATCTTCCGCAGGCTGTCCAGATTATTGGAAGACAAATTATCGCTGATCAACAGGTAAATAGTTTAGGAGATGTAATGAAAAACATTAACGGTGTAGCCTTAGGTGCTAATCGTGGCGCTGTTGGTGAAAATTTCTTTGCAAGGGGTTATAGCCTGGGCAGTAATAACATTTTCAAAAATGGCGCAAGAACAACTATTGGTGGCAGTCCTGAGGCGAGTACATTAGAATCGGTAGAGGTTTTAAAAGGAAGTGCTGCTTTACTTTATGGTGGTGTAACCGGAGGAGCTGTTGTGAATATGGTTACGAAAAAACCTAAATTTGAAAATGGTGGTGAGGTAAGCATGAGAACTGGTAGTTATGATCAGTATAAACCTATGGTTGATCTTTATGGACCGATATCAAAAAAACTTGCTTTTAGGGCAATTAGTACTTATGAAAATGCTGGGAGTTTTAGAGACTATGTAAAATCAAAACGTTTTTACATCAACCCATCGTTATTATATAAGATAAGTGAGCAAACAGAAATTTTGGTGCAGGGAGATTATTTGAAAAGTGATTTTACTCCAGATTTTGGTGTAGGATCGGTGAACAGTCAGATTGTAGATTTCGGTCGCGATAAATTCATCAATACACCTTGGGCTTACAATAAAACGAATACCACTACTGCTCAAGCCAATTTAACGCATAAATTTAACGAGAACTGGAAATTAAATGCAATAGGATCTTTCCAGGCTTATAATCGTAACTATTATGGATCGGATCGTATCCAAGCTAATACATCAGGTATTGCTGCAAGAAATCTTTCGAGAGCACTAAGTAAAGAATATACTTACAACCAACAAATTAACATCAACGGAAGTTTTAGTACAGGAAGCATTAAACATACCGTTTTGTTTGGGGTAGATGCAGATCAATCGAGAGTAACCAGCAATGCATTCGCTTATGGAAAGGATGATAAGGGCTACATTACTACTTTAAATTACGGAAATGTTAACGTTTTCGATGAATCTACTTATTACGGTTCTGGATTAATGCCTGAAGCATTTGCGATAACAAGAACACTTGCCCCAATTTATAGGTATGGTGCTTTTGTTCAGGATTTAATCGAAGTAACTGACCAATTTAAAGTTTTGGCTGGCTTACGTTATACAGATCAGAAAAACGCTAGTTCAAGAGCTTTAAACATAGAAAGTGGCGTAACAGCGCCGGGTGCAACAAAGTTTGATGATGCTTTTTCTCCTAAATTAGGCTTAATATATCAACCCCTTAAAACCATGTCTATGTATGTAAGTTATGCAAATAACTTTATTCCTAATACTGGTGTGGATATTAACGGTAATGCGCTTCAGCCATCAACCGTAAACCAATATGAAGCGGGGGTTAAAAACGATTTCTTCGGAGGTAAGTTATCAGCGAATTTAACTTATTATAAAATCATAAACGATAATATTTCGCAGGCAGCTATACTTCCAAATGGAACCACCAGCACTGTGTTTAAACAATTAAACGGTCAAACCACTAGTGATGGGTTAGAACTTGATATTAATGGAAATCTTGCTGAAGGGCTTAACTTTTTAATGGGATATAGCTATAATTTTATGCGCTATACCAATACAGCGGATGTTACTGGAATGATTGAGGATGTTCGTTTAGTTGGTACTACCAAAAATACGGCTAACGCCACTTTATTTTACACTTTCCAGGATGGAGCCGTAAAAGGTTTAAAATTGGGTGCATCTGCATTTTATACAGGCAAACGTAATGGAGGCTGGAACGACGCTAAAAATGCACCAGCTTTGAGGCTGATTCCGCTAAGCGCATTTACTACCGTAGATTTTTCTGCAGGATACAACTGGAAAAAATTCTCGCTTCTTGCTAAAGTTTCTAACCTTACCAATGAGCTCAATTATTTCGTCCACGAAAACTATAGTGTAAACCCTATTGCTCCACGCCAGTTTGTAACTACATTATCTTACAAATTCTAA
- a CDS encoding hypothetical protein (product_source=Hypo-rule applied; cath_funfam=3.90.940.20; superfamily=55287): MEKTATLIKRASLNVNQLDNIKIGDLLSDEYGKSGKVCEIEKVNRHGEFHYYFKLLKSGTILIIV, encoded by the coding sequence ATGGAAAAAACAGCTACATTAATTAAAAGAGCATCCCTTAACGTAAATCAGTTAGATAACATTAAAATTGGTGATTTATTATCTGATGAATATGGTAAATCGGGCAAAGTGTGTGAAATCGAAAAAGTAAACCGCCATGGTGAGTTTCATTATTACTTTAAACTGCTTAAGTCGGGAACTATCCTGATTATCGTTTAA
- a CDS encoding hypothetical protein (product_source=Hypo-rule applied; cath_funfam=3.30.70.100; pfam=PF07876; smart=SM00886; superfamily=54909): MIAHHVLFWLKADTSDEQKVAFRNGLQTLENIEVVKTFHIGVPAPIERAVVDTTYTFSLLLLFEDLAAHDVYQVHPLHKAFLDEFRVYFEKVVIYDAE, encoded by the coding sequence ATGATAGCACACCACGTTTTATTCTGGCTAAAAGCCGATACCTCCGACGAGCAGAAAGTTGCTTTCCGCAATGGCTTACAAACATTAGAAAATATTGAAGTTGTTAAAACTTTTCACATTGGCGTACCAGCACCAATTGAGCGCGCTGTTGTAGATACCACTTATACATTTAGCCTCCTGCTGTTATTTGAAGATTTAGCTGCACATGACGTTTATCAGGTGCACCCATTGCATAAAGCCTTCCTGGATGAATTCAGGGTTTACTTCGAAAAGGTTGTAATTTACGACGCAGAATAA
- a CDS encoding DNA primase (product_source=COG3285; cog=COG3285) — MYLDFLQNRPGATIAGPYSLRPKIGATVSMPLHWDEVKPGLKMKDFNIFNTIDRLKVEGDLFKGVLGKGIDLVKAIEKAKSVFG; from the coding sequence ATGTACCTGGATTTTTTACAGAATAGGCCAGGTGCCACCATAGCTGGACCTTATTCTTTACGACCAAAAATTGGTGCAACGGTATCAATGCCATTGCATTGGGATGAAGTTAAACCGGGTTTAAAAATGAAAGATTTTAATATTTTTAATACCATCGATCGTTTGAAAGTTGAAGGAGATTTGTTTAAAGGTGTTTTGGGTAAAGGAATCGATTTAGTTAAGGCTATTGAGAAAGCTAAAAGTGTTTTTGGATAA
- a CDS encoding bifunctional non-homologous end joining protein LigD (product_source=KO:K01971; cath_funfam=2.40.50.140,3.30.470.30; cog=COG1793,COG3285; ko=KO:K01971; pfam=PF01068,PF04679,PF13298; superfamily=50249,56091; tigrfam=TIGR02776,TIGR02777) has translation MSLKKYVAKRDFSKTTEPKSGKSSDRNKLHFVIQKHDASRLHYDFRLEMEGVLKSWAVPKGPSTDPKTKRLAMMVEDHPYDYKDFEGIIPQGEYGGGTVIVWDEGTYEPIEKIKGKKAQEKHLLGQLKDGSLKIKLNGEKLQGEFALVKTHGMGENGWLLIKHKDDYASTKDITKEDKSVLSGKTIEKMEKTSDKVWKEGKEQDLKTEKKSPKQKAKKETMQVGDDQAEDVKSILKKAPKAAIPKGVKPMLATLVDEPFDDPDWQYEVKWDGYRALAFINKGGVDLFSRNNKSFNEKFYPIYDLLLTWKMNAVFDGEILVLNNKGVSNFGSLQNWRSEADGELVFYVFDILWYEGKSLMELPLYQRQAILNEVLPTDDDRVRLGKVFKASGVDFFDAAKRMGLEGIIAKKTDSTYATDRRSKEWLKIKVQKRQEVIIAGFTKNADTSKSFSSLLLGVYEKGKLQYVGKVGTGFSDKLQKTMMERFRPIIIDKSPFESIPDVNKPSRFRPNPPKAKATWLKPELVCEVAFTEVTDDGVFRHPSFQGMREDKKANEVVREIEVPTEKIVDDTNEENPHAQAIKAPKGKMPKTLLNPKDETQVRKVKGHELKFTNLSKIYWPEDKVTKRDMFNYYYQVAEYILPYLKDRPQSLNRFPGGIHGPSFYQKDVKGKAPDWAETFPYETSEGEKKEYLVGTDEASLLWMASLGCIEMNPWFSRVQSPDNPDYCVIDLDPDKHTFDQVVEAALETKKVLDAINVPSYCKTSGSTGMHIYIPLNAKYSYDQSQMFAKIVVNLVHDQIPEYTSLERMVAARKGKNVPGFFTE, from the coding sequence ATGAGTCTGAAAAAGTATGTTGCCAAGCGCGATTTCTCAAAAACTACCGAACCAAAGTCGGGTAAAAGCAGCGATCGTAACAAATTACATTTTGTAATCCAAAAACATGATGCTTCGCGTTTGCACTACGACTTCAGGCTCGAAATGGAAGGTGTTCTAAAAAGCTGGGCTGTACCGAAAGGACCATCAACCGATCCTAAAACCAAACGTTTGGCTATGATGGTAGAAGATCATCCATACGATTACAAAGATTTTGAAGGCATTATTCCACAGGGGGAGTATGGTGGCGGAACCGTTATTGTATGGGACGAAGGAACGTACGAGCCGATAGAAAAGATTAAAGGCAAAAAAGCGCAGGAAAAACATCTGTTAGGTCAGTTAAAAGATGGTTCTTTAAAAATTAAACTAAACGGAGAAAAGCTTCAGGGCGAGTTTGCCCTCGTTAAAACACATGGCATGGGCGAAAACGGTTGGCTGTTAATCAAACATAAAGACGATTATGCTTCTACAAAAGACATTACCAAGGAAGATAAATCTGTGCTTTCCGGTAAAACAATCGAAAAGATGGAAAAAACATCCGATAAGGTCTGGAAAGAAGGAAAGGAGCAGGATTTAAAGACTGAAAAAAAAAGCCCCAAGCAAAAAGCCAAGAAAGAAACCATGCAAGTAGGCGATGACCAAGCGGAAGATGTAAAAAGCATATTAAAGAAAGCACCCAAAGCAGCTATCCCAAAAGGGGTGAAACCTATGCTGGCTACTTTGGTCGACGAACCTTTCGATGATCCTGATTGGCAGTATGAGGTGAAATGGGATGGTTACCGTGCCCTGGCTTTTATTAATAAAGGAGGGGTTGATTTGTTTTCCCGGAATAATAAATCATTTAACGAAAAATTTTATCCTATTTACGACCTGCTTTTGACTTGGAAAATGAATGCGGTATTTGATGGTGAGATTTTGGTGCTAAATAATAAAGGTGTATCTAATTTTGGCTCACTACAGAATTGGAGAAGCGAAGCAGATGGAGAACTTGTTTTTTATGTGTTCGATATTCTCTGGTACGAAGGTAAGAGCCTGATGGAGTTGCCGCTTTATCAACGCCAAGCAATATTAAATGAAGTGCTGCCAACTGATGATGATCGTGTGCGCCTTGGTAAGGTTTTTAAAGCCAGTGGTGTCGATTTTTTTGATGCGGCAAAAAGAATGGGCCTAGAAGGCATTATCGCTAAGAAAACAGATAGCACTTATGCAACAGACCGAAGATCAAAAGAATGGCTCAAAATTAAGGTACAGAAACGACAAGAAGTAATTATTGCTGGTTTTACAAAAAATGCCGATACTTCTAAATCTTTTAGTTCTTTATTGTTGGGCGTTTATGAAAAAGGAAAATTGCAATATGTAGGTAAGGTTGGAACAGGGTTTTCGGATAAATTGCAGAAAACAATGATGGAGCGGTTTAGGCCAATTATTATCGACAAAAGCCCTTTCGAAAGTATACCTGATGTAAATAAGCCCTCACGCTTCAGACCAAACCCACCAAAAGCGAAAGCCACCTGGTTAAAGCCAGAACTGGTATGTGAAGTCGCTTTTACAGAAGTAACTGATGATGGTGTTTTTCGCCACCCGTCTTTTCAGGGGATGCGTGAAGATAAAAAAGCCAATGAGGTGGTAAGAGAAATAGAAGTGCCAACAGAAAAAATTGTTGACGACACCAATGAAGAAAACCCACACGCACAGGCAATAAAAGCGCCAAAAGGTAAAATGCCTAAAACTTTGTTGAACCCGAAAGATGAAACGCAGGTAAGGAAAGTTAAAGGCCACGAGCTTAAATTTACCAATTTGAGTAAAATTTATTGGCCCGAAGATAAAGTAACCAAAAGAGATATGTTTAACTACTATTATCAGGTTGCTGAATACATTTTGCCTTACCTGAAAGACCGCCCACAGTCGCTTAATCGCTTTCCGGGCGGAATACACGGCCCTAGTTTCTACCAAAAAGATGTTAAAGGAAAAGCACCAGACTGGGCCGAAACTTTTCCTTATGAAACTAGTGAAGGCGAAAAAAAGGAGTATCTTGTTGGAACAGATGAAGCTTCATTACTTTGGATGGCGAGTTTAGGCTGTATAGAAATGAATCCCTGGTTTAGCCGGGTGCAAAGCCCTGATAATCCCGATTACTGTGTAATTGATTTAGATCCAGATAAACATACCTTTGATCAGGTGGTTGAAGCAGCGCTGGAAACAAAAAAAGTATTGGATGCTATAAATGTACCCAGTTATTGTAAAACATCAGGTTCAACCGGCATGCATATTTACATTCCTTTAAATGCCAAATATAGTTATGATCAAAGCCAGATGTTTGCCAAAATAGTGGTTAACCTTGTACATGATCAAATACCAGAATATACTTCACTAGAGCGCATGGTAGCAGCCCGAAAGGGAAAAAATGTACCTGGATTTTTTACAGAATAG
- a CDS encoding hypothetical protein (product_source=Hypo-rule applied; pfam=PF12244; superfamily=111364), which translates to MDDKQKNGSADRARININEGYELDYWSNKFGVSKDKLKAVVQTVGTSARAVEDYLKK; encoded by the coding sequence ATGGATGATAAACAAAAAAACGGTAGTGCTGATCGGGCTAGGATCAACATTAACGAAGGTTATGAACTAGATTATTGGTCTAACAAATTCGGAGTAAGCAAAGATAAGCTGAAAGCCGTAGTGCAAACAGTTGGTACATCTGCTCGCGCAGTTGAAGATTATTTGAAAAAGTAA
- a CDS encoding hypothetical protein (product_source=Hypo-rule applied; pfam=PF09594; transmembrane_helix_parts=Inside_1_23,TMhelix_24_43,Outside_44_81,TMhelix_82_104,Inside_105_167,TMhelix_168_190,Outside_191_199,TMhelix_200_222,Inside_223_260,TMhelix_261_283,Outside_284_302,TMhelix_303_325,Inside_326_333,TMhelix_334_356,Outside_357_360,TMhelix_361_378,Inside_379_402) → MLNHFLTNATDLSHRPKYYQNNRFVLFLWVLITLIFVIDSWATHRYNNYLIFENTFRNLLQEKSLYASYPAYHDDANHYGPIFSVLIAPFAVMHNWIGLLFWNLFNCFLLFKAVQTLPLTEDEKVIIGYIAIPCLIESMLNQQFNAGAAALMILSYTQINKGRGVWSALCIVLGTFIKLYGIVGLVFFFFAKKKPVFVLWLIMWSIIIFLLPMLFASPHFVAQSYIEWKNSLIGKNMINVSGGEDISIMGFFRQLFDIPKVSNFVFLTLGSLMFMLPFLYITYFSKSKFQLMILSSVLLFPVLFSTGTEDCTFIISITGVGIWYVKENNKVLKNALLPVLLFITCNFPLLLFPIFAKAHHLSLSIISLPYFLVWLRVINIAINNKLLNEEETEPEMVTVLVD, encoded by the coding sequence ATGCTTAATCATTTTCTAACCAACGCTACAGATTTATCTCATCGTCCAAAATATTATCAGAACAATCGTTTTGTATTATTTCTTTGGGTATTGATTACACTCATTTTTGTAATCGATTCTTGGGCAACGCATCGGTATAATAACTACCTTATTTTTGAGAATACCTTTAGAAATCTTCTTCAAGAAAAATCCCTTTACGCATCGTACCCTGCTTATCACGATGATGCCAATCACTATGGCCCCATTTTTAGCGTTTTAATAGCTCCGTTTGCCGTAATGCATAACTGGATTGGCTTACTCTTTTGGAACTTGTTTAATTGTTTCCTACTCTTTAAAGCGGTTCAAACCTTACCTCTAACGGAAGATGAAAAGGTGATTATCGGTTATATTGCGATTCCCTGTTTAATCGAATCGATGCTTAACCAGCAGTTTAATGCCGGTGCCGCGGCCTTAATGATATTGAGTTATACGCAAATAAATAAAGGTAGAGGGGTATGGTCTGCGCTTTGTATTGTGCTGGGTACATTTATCAAGCTTTATGGCATTGTGGGGCTAGTATTCTTCTTTTTTGCGAAGAAAAAGCCAGTTTTTGTGTTATGGTTAATCATGTGGTCTATCATCATATTCTTATTGCCAATGTTGTTCGCCTCTCCTCATTTTGTTGCGCAAAGTTATATCGAATGGAAAAACTCACTGATCGGGAAAAATATGATTAATGTTTCAGGTGGAGAAGATATTTCGATTATGGGTTTCTTTAGGCAACTATTTGATATTCCTAAAGTATCAAATTTTGTTTTTCTTACACTTGGCAGCTTAATGTTTATGTTGCCTTTTCTGTACATTACTTATTTTTCGAAAAGTAAATTCCAGCTGATGATTCTGTCTTCCGTATTGTTGTTTCCTGTGCTGTTTAGTACTGGAACAGAAGATTGTACTTTTATCATTTCGATAACTGGTGTGGGCATTTGGTATGTAAAAGAAAATAATAAAGTGCTAAAAAATGCATTGTTGCCAGTTTTACTTTTCATCACCTGCAATTTCCCTTTGCTTCTTTTTCCAATTTTTGCAAAAGCACATCATTTATCATTATCCATCATTAGTTTACCTTATTTTTTGGTCTGGTTGAGGGTTATCAATATCGCTATAAATAATAAACTCCTTAATGAAGAAGAAACAGAACCAGAGATGGTAACAGTGCTGGTAGATTAA
- a CDS encoding hypothetical protein (product_source=Hypo-rule applied; pfam=PF12244) produces MEYQINSMNARKEFIEIADEQDRNYWAARLGVTGEKLKSVVKAIQSMEFSIVKEYLTMEKIKSGNAYKRFLNPS; encoded by the coding sequence ATGGAATATCAAATTAATTCGATGAATGCCCGGAAAGAGTTTATTGAGATTGCAGATGAGCAAGACCGCAATTATTGGGCAGCCAGATTAGGTGTTACAGGTGAAAAACTAAAATCGGTGGTTAAAGCCATCCAGAGCATGGAATTTTCTATTGTGAAAGAATATTTGACCATGGAAAAAATTAAATCTGGTAATGCTTATAAACGCTTTCTTAATCCTTCATAA
- a CDS encoding CubicO group peptidase (beta-lactamase class C family) (product_source=COG1680; cath_funfam=3.40.710.10; cog=COG1680; pfam=PF00144; superfamily=56601): MKPKFLKYFCITFLIIGVVEQLKAQNANVEAEFKAVMEKYNAVGAAVAVVKEGKIIYTHSFGLKDLENKKPLTDQDIFRIASISKSFSATSIMQLVEAGKISLDDDFGNLVGFKIRNPKFPDQKITLKMALSHTSSLNDSQGYLNLDVINPDKNPNWAKCYNDYAPGSKFDYCNLNFNLIGTIIEKKSGERFDNYVKNHVLKPLGLYAGYCVDSLDSTRFVNLYEYHADTKTYTPSPTAYAPRRTEIANYIMGYSTPVFSPTGGMKISAIDLAKYMIMHMNYGTSNGINIITKKSAKKMQTALTDDEGYGLAIRTADQLIPGVKLKGHTGSAYGLFSTMFFNPKEKFGFVIITNGINATYTDGFPDFSRAAINSLYQAFIN; the protein is encoded by the coding sequence ATGAAACCAAAATTCCTGAAGTATTTTTGTATTACCTTTTTAATAATCGGTGTAGTTGAACAATTAAAAGCTCAAAATGCTAATGTCGAAGCAGAATTTAAAGCTGTAATGGAAAAATATAATGCCGTTGGTGCTGCTGTGGCTGTAGTGAAAGAAGGTAAGATTATTTATACCCACTCTTTTGGATTAAAGGATTTAGAAAATAAAAAGCCTTTAACTGATCAGGATATTTTCAGGATCGCTTCGATTTCTAAATCTTTTTCGGCGACATCGATTATGCAGCTGGTAGAGGCTGGTAAAATTTCCTTAGATGATGATTTTGGTAATCTGGTTGGTTTTAAAATCAGGAATCCAAAATTTCCTGATCAGAAAATTACCCTAAAAATGGCTTTGTCGCATACATCCAGTTTAAACGATTCGCAAGGTTATTTAAATCTGGATGTAATCAATCCGGATAAAAATCCTAACTGGGCCAAATGTTATAATGATTATGCTCCAGGAAGCAAATTCGATTATTGTAACCTTAATTTTAACCTGATCGGTACTATCATCGAGAAAAAATCGGGTGAGCGTTTCGATAATTATGTAAAAAACCATGTATTAAAACCCTTAGGGCTTTATGCAGGTTATTGTGTCGACTCTTTAGATAGCACGCGTTTTGTTAATCTATATGAATATCATGCCGATACGAAAACTTACACACCATCGCCAACAGCATATGCGCCACGAAGAACAGAAATTGCAAATTACATAATGGGTTATAGTACGCCTGTTTTTTCGCCAACAGGTGGGATGAAAATTTCAGCTATTGATTTAGCTAAATATATGATTATGCACATGAATTATGGCACATCAAATGGTATTAATATAATCACTAAAAAGAGCGCTAAAAAGATGCAGACTGCCTTAACCGATGATGAAGGATATGGCTTGGCCATCAGGACTGCAGATCAGCTTATCCCGGGTGTAAAACTGAAAGGACATACCGGTTCAGCTTATGGTTTGTTCAGCACCATGTTTTTTAATCCGAAAGAAAAATTTGGCTTCGTTATCATTACGAATGGTATAAACGCTACTTATACTGATGGCTTCCCTGATTTTAGCAGGGCAGCTATCAACAGCTTGTATCAGGCATTTATCAATTAA
- a CDS encoding lactoylglutathione lyase (product_source=KO:K01759; cath_funfam=3.10.180.10; cleavage_site_network=SignalP-noTM; cog=COG0346; ko=KO:K01759; pfam=PF00903; superfamily=54593) gives MKKIFLFTIILSSIIFQKAMAQNKSENVPAVLNHIAVYVADLSIATTFYESVFNLKIIPEPFKDNRHTWFTLGPAGQLHLIQGAKGNEVFDKNGHLCFSVPSVDEFVKKLNAKNISFEDWPGKQGGITLRVDGVKQIYFKDPDGHWLEVNDAK, from the coding sequence ATGAAAAAAATCTTCCTATTTACCATAATCTTATCTTCTATCATTTTTCAAAAAGCCATGGCGCAAAACAAATCCGAAAATGTACCTGCTGTTTTAAATCATATCGCTGTTTACGTAGCAGATCTAAGCATAGCAACAACTTTTTACGAAAGTGTATTTAACCTTAAAATCATTCCGGAACCTTTTAAAGATAACCGCCATACCTGGTTTACTTTAGGGCCAGCCGGACAGTTACATTTAATCCAGGGAGCAAAAGGAAATGAGGTTTTTGATAAAAACGGGCATTTGTGTTTCAGTGTTCCATCAGTTGATGAATTTGTAAAGAAGCTGAATGCTAAAAATATCAGTTTCGAGGACTGGCCAGGAAAGCAAGGCGGAATTACCTTGCGCGTAGATGGCGTAAAACAAATTTATTTCAAAGATCCCGATGGACATTGGTTAGAAGTAAATGATGCTAAGTAA